The following proteins are co-located in the Helicoverpa armigera isolate CAAS_96S chromosome 23, ASM3070526v1, whole genome shotgun sequence genome:
- the LOC126054311 gene encoding putative nuclease HARBI1: MDIFDNIDDLAIEEETIINEYINPPERKERIIRPRPDHFRIWDSKEFHRRFRLRKESVQYLLSLIENKIKHQTERNQCISPMLQLLIALRFYATGSFYITVGDFGGIHSSTMCRIIKKVTEAIASLRTIFINLPRSDEDIRSTQLEFYKIARFPRVVSAIDGTHIRIQSPGGNTAEEFRNRKGFFSFNVQAMCSADLMFQDIVARWPGSTHDCMIFANSHVKYHFENGEFGNGIILGDSGYELTNYLLTPFQNPDTPTKTLYNESQIRTRNVIERCFGVWKRRFPVLSIGLRCRLPLAQDVIVACAVLHNLARSKNEEEPPVDPELHIPPQPIFPPAIADFTGDERCHTRNLILINYFHALPTE; the protein is encoded by the exons atggaTATTTTCGATAATATTGATGACTTGGCTATCGAAGAAGAGActataataaatgaatatataaatccacccgaaagaaaagaaagaataatcCGCCCAAGGCCTGATCACTTTAGGATTTGGGATTCAAAAGAATTTCATCGCAGATTCAGACTTCGGAAAGAGTCGGTGCAATATTTACTTTccctaattgaaaataaaatcaagcacCAAACAGAAAG aaatcaGTGTATTTCACCCATGTTGCAGTTATTAATTGCACTGCGATTTTATGCCACTGGAAGTTTTTACATAACTGTTGGTGATTTTGGTGGTATTCATAGTTCCACTATGTGCcgtattattaaaaaagttactgAAGCTATAGCATCTTTAAGAACAATATTCATAAACTTGCCAAGAAGTGACGAAGACATCAGAAGCACTCAactagaattttataaaatagccaGATTCCCTAGAGTAGTATCGGCTATAGATGGCACCCATATTAGGATTCAGTCGCCTGGTGGTAACACTGCAGAAGAATTCAGGAATAGAAAAGGATTCTTTTCGTTTAATGTTCAAGCAATGTGTTCAGCAGACTTGATGTTTCAAGATATAGTTGCACGTTGGCCTGGCTCTACCCATGATTGCATGATATTTGCCAATTCACATGTGAAATACCACTTTGAGAATGGTGAATTTGGCAATGGAATTATACTTGGAGATAGTGGTTATGAACTAACTAATTACCTACTCACTCCTTTTCAAAATCCAGACACACCAACTAAGACTTTATATAATGAATCACAAATTCGAACACGGAATGTTATTGAAAGGTGCTTTGGAGTTTGGAAAAGACGGTTTCCAGTCCTAAGTATAGGATTAAGGTGTAGGCTGCCGCTTGCACAAGATGTGATTGTAGCCTGTGCTGTACTACACAACTTGGCAAGATCAAAAAATGAGGAGGAACCTCCAGTGGACCCAGAATTGCATATTCCACCACAGCCTATATTTCCACCCGCTATAGCCGATTTTACTGGTGATGAAAGGTGCCATACTAGGAACTtaatcttaataaattattttcatgccTTACCTACTGAATAA
- the LOC126055652 gene encoding uncharacterized protein LOC126055652 — translation MENKKRERSANFDSAEIQLLINLVAKFKNIVENKKTDAVTNKDKEAAWRQIEENFNSCGVSTNARSWKTLKLKYEGIKKNTKKKSSLQRQEMYKTGGGPSKAPEFSEIDEKVLSICSNITGLEPRHDSDTISKSTPLEEVEDSNIIFEIEEIPENSFQPHPVVDLAIGEIVEDNQKENNWDKWHPKALKSRVSNVLKPNVSKASVTAKLDKLSEARLELVQLQMKTAKLEHQFMEEEHKLKMLHLANDERRKEELHSLQLKQNGCNCGAVQIP, via the exons atggaaaacaaaAAACGAGAGCGCTCAGCCAATTTTGATTCTGCTGAAATTCAGCTCCTAATTAATTTAGtggcaaaatttaaaaatattgttgaaaataaaaaaactgatgcCGTTACTAATAAGGATAAGGAGGCAGCCTGGAGGCAAATAGAAGAGAATTTTAACTCCTGTGGAGTGTCCACAAATGCCCGATCGTGGAAGACCCTCAAATTGAAATACGagggtataaaaaaaaacaccaaaaagaAATCTTCTCTGCAAAGGCAAGAGATGTACAAAACTGGAGGAGGGCCTTCAAAAGCTCCAGAATTCAGTGAAATCGATGAAAAGGTGCTTAGCATCTGCTCGAACATAACAGGACTTGAGCCACGTCACGACAGTGACACTATTTCAA aatctACTCCTCTGGAAGAAGTTGAagatagtaatattatttttgaaatagaagAAATACCAGAAAATTCATTCCAACCCCATCCAGTAGTTGATTTGGCCATCGGGGAAATTGTTGAGGACAATCAAAAAG aaaataattgGGACAAATGGCACCCAAAGGCTTTAAAATCAAGGGTGTCCAATGTATTAAAACCAAATGTCTCCAAAGCTAGTGTCACCGCCAAACTAGACAAATTAAGCGAAGCTCGACTGGAGCTAGTACAGCTCCAAATGAAGACTGCCAAACTTGAGCACCAGTTTATGGAGGAGGAGCATAAACTGAAAATGTTGCATTTAGCTAATGATGAGAGAAGAAAAGAAGAATTACACTcattacaattaaaacaaaatgggtGTAATTGTGGAGCAGTTCAAATACCATGA
- the LOC126055535 gene encoding uncharacterized protein LOC126055535: MPKTLKSGERIMVLKVKEFCEREKRNEAPIIPLRCVQARVAAITGISEKTVSKEGKEAASTSKKVTTPRKSGLRRKTHELDDFERCAIRHKIHEFYSVRKELPSLAKLLHEMRKEINYKGSRTTLWRIIKGMGFYFKKCKSKRKVLMETYDIVAWRHRYLEELRNNRLGTQRPVVYLDETYIHATYCAGKCWQSETEEGVLSSDSKGPRWIIVHAGGTMGFISNAQLIFRSQSKSADYHDEMNKVNFNKWLKEKLIPNLHTSTVHCGYG; the protein is encoded by the exons ATGCCGAAAACATTAAAGAGTGGTGAGAGAATAATGGTGTTAAAAGTGAAAGAGTTTTGTGAACGTGAAAAACGTAACGAGGCCCCAATAATTCCATTAAGATGTGTACAAGCTCGGGTCGCCGCCATTACAG gtatATCTGAAAAAACAGTGTCTAAGGAAGGTAAAGAGGCAGCTTCAACATCGAAAAAAGTAACAACACCGCGCAAAAGTGGTCTTCGACGAAAAACTCATGAACTAGATGATTTCGAACGATGTGCTATAAGGCATAAAATACACGAATTTTATTCTGTAAGAAAGGAATTACCATCATTGGCGAAATTGTTACATGAAATGCGAAAGGAGATAAACTATAAAGGTAGTCGCACCACTTTGTGGAGAATTATAAAAGGAAtgggattttattttaaaaaatgtaaatcaaaAAGAAAGGTTTTGATGGAGACATATGACATTGTCGCATGGCGCCATCGCTACCTGGAGGAATTAAGAAATAATCGTCTTGGAACTCAGCGGCCAGTCGTGTATTTAGACGAAACATATATACACGCCACATATTGCGCTGGAAAATGTTGGCAAAGCGAAACTGAAGAAGGTGTTTTATCTTCTGATTCCAAAGGACCACGATGGATCATTGTTCATGCAGGTGGCACCATGGGCTTCATATCAAATGCTCAACTGATTTTCAGATCTCAATCGAAATCAGCGGATTATCACGATGAAatgaataaagttaattttaataagtggcttaaagaaaaattaataccAAATCTACATACCTCCACAGTCCATTGTGGTTATGGATAA
- the LOC135118562 gene encoding uncharacterized protein LOC135118562 — MTKAQLLLLITSTQKEPVYRIDELLKARGHTVLRLAPYHPDLNPIELVGANVQNNIVQNYINSSLDENMIILDKLFSGFTAEKWQKCDDHVQKNENDYCNRDFRFDNIIDSFIINLQDSDSSSNGDTDDEDDDKMEDEVETESMSE, encoded by the coding sequence ATGACAAAGGCCCAACTGCTACTTCTTATCACAAGTACGCAAAAAGAACCCGTGTATAGAATCGACGAACTCCTGAAAGCCCGTGGACACACTGTTCTGCGTTTAGCACCATACCATCCAGATTTAAATCCAATTGAGTTGGTCGGGGCTAATGTCCAAAATAACATAGTCCAAAACTATATCAACTCTTCTCTAGATGAAAACATGATTATATTGGATAAATTGTTTTCGGGATTCACGGCAGAAAAATGGCAGAAATGCGATGATCATGtccagaaaaatgaaaatgattacTGTAATCGCGATTTTAGGTTCGATAATATTATCGATTCATTCATAATAAATTTGCAAGACTCTGATTCAAGTTCCAATGGCGATACGGACGATGAAGATGATGACAAAATGGAAGATGAAGTTGAAACAGAATCTATGTCGGAATAA